In Exiguobacterium sibiricum 7-3, a genomic segment contains:
- a CDS encoding DUF1871 family protein, with translation MSSEELLKKYDPFHLGEGNYPTEMSAILSLLTVHDQITPLAEAIGIVFEESFDERPDQQELILLATNLLLCEDSCEL, from the coding sequence ATGAGTTCAGAAGAACTTTTAAAAAAATATGATCCATTTCACCTAGGAGAAGGAAATTATCCGACGGAAATGTCTGCTATACTAAGCTTACTGACGGTTCATGATCAAATAACCCCTCTTGCGGAAGCAATAGGGATCGTTTTTGAAGAATCTTTTGATGAACGACCGGATCAGCAGGAATTGATTTTACTCGCAACGAACTTACTTTTATGTGAAGATTCGTGTGAACTTTGA